Proteins encoded together in one Gemmatimonadota bacterium DH-78 window:
- a CDS encoding RHS repeat-associated core domain-containing protein: MRLPGVPCATQRYGRWWDPDTSTPTVSDDTWESYRYDALGRRIIKRRLHEPFCDEACTATIERTIWNGSQILVELRASGDPADTTALSNQTESGRDFGRVAYVHGPEIDAPLAVYRAQFLGSSTVRVLPRANWRGQYEGGVFSGGWPECTGSNGPNCIFVDWPAPLMHTYLDGQRRPQGDWMGSLLQDQRDASGLLFRRNRYYDPATGQFTQQDPIGIAGGMNLYGFANGDPVNFSDPFGLCPVCGVAGLAALGGGLVDAGIQAAANALVGRPILEGTGRAFAFGAAAGVAGFGIGRWIGRGASAARSVASGARFPTKPGQLKHLFRAEDGHLLDTPANRGLLKGLADDASATLGTDRFGNVWSARTLEDGSQAWVSTRNGVIQNGGVNANPRRFDPDLGLSNPGR, encoded by the coding sequence ATGCGTCTGCCGGGAGTGCCGTGTGCGACGCAGCGGTACGGGCGGTGGTGGGATCCGGACACGAGCACGCCGACGGTCTCGGACGACACCTGGGAGAGCTACCGCTACGACGCGCTGGGTCGTCGTATCATCAAGCGCAGGTTGCACGAGCCGTTCTGTGATGAGGCGTGTACAGCGACGATCGAACGGACGATCTGGAACGGATCGCAGATCCTTGTGGAGCTGCGGGCGTCTGGGGATCCGGCCGATACGACAGCGCTGAGCAACCAGACCGAGAGCGGCCGGGACTTCGGGCGGGTAGCGTACGTACACGGCCCGGAGATCGACGCACCGCTGGCGGTGTACCGGGCTCAGTTCTTGGGGTCGAGCACGGTGCGGGTGCTACCGCGGGCGAACTGGCGGGGTCAGTACGAGGGAGGCGTGTTCTCGGGCGGGTGGCCGGAGTGCACGGGCTCGAACGGCCCGAACTGCATCTTCGTGGACTGGCCGGCGCCGCTGATGCACACGTACCTGGACGGGCAGCGTCGACCGCAGGGCGACTGGATGGGGAGTTTGCTTCAGGATCAGCGGGATGCGTCGGGCTTGCTGTTCCGTCGGAACCGGTACTACGATCCGGCGACGGGCCAGTTCACGCAGCAGGACCCGATCGGGATCGCGGGCGGCATGAACCTGTACGGGTTCGCCAATGGGGATCCGGTCAACTTCAGTGATCCGTTTGGGTTGTGTCCGGTCTGCGGGGTGGCCGGGTTGGCTGCTCTCGGTGGTGGGTTGGTGGATGCTGGGATTCAGGCTGCAGCCAATGCTCTCGTGGGCCGACCCATTTTGGAAGGTACCGGCCGTGCGTTTGCTTTCGGCGCGGCGGCCGGCGTTGCAGGATTCGGTATTGGGCGCTGGATCGGAAGGGGTGCGAGTGCAGCGCGGTCCGTCGCCTCGGGGGCTCGGTTCCCCACGAAGCCGGGCCAGTTGAAGCATCTCTTCCGCGCGGAAGACGGGCACCTTCTGGACACGCCGGCCAACCGAGGCCTGTTGAAGGGGCTAGCCGACGATGCCTCGGCTACCCTCGGCACCGACCGGTTCGGCAACGTATGGTCGGCCCGAACTCTGGAAGACGGCTCTCAGGCTTGGGTGTCTACCCGAAATGGCGTCATTCAGAATGGCGGGG